TTCACCCCATGCACTACTGACGTGTGTGTTTTCCAATAAGGGATTATTATCCCCCCTATCCcccacacactctcgttcactcactacggacaattttccagagatgccaatcaacctaccatgcatgtctttggaccggtggaggaaaccggagtacccggaggaaacccccgaggcacggggagaacatgcaaactccacacacacaaggtggaggcgggaatcgaacccccaaccctggaggtgtgaggcgaacgtgctaaccactaagccaccgtgccccctgctgtGTTCACAGACATCTATAACCTATCCCTCGTTCAGACTTTGGTGCCCATCTGCTTCAAGTCCTCCACCATCATACCTCTCCAAAAGAACACTGTGACCTGCCTGAATGACTATCATCCTGTTGCACCCACCCTAATGATGATGAAGTCCTTTGAAAGGATAATGTCACACATACAAAGGAACTTTCCAACCACCTTGGACTCATTTCAGTTAGCATATCGACAAAACCGGTCCATTTAAGAAGCTGTCAAGGCTTCTTTGTAACTGGGTGCTGAACTTCCTGACAAACCGACCCCAGTCAGTCAGAGTAGGAAACCGGACATCAGGCATCAGAACTGTGAGCACAGGGACCCCCCAAGGATGTGTCCTGAGCCCACTGCTGTACACCCTCTTCACCCATGACTGCGTGGCCTCCCAAACCAACAGCAAGATAATAAAGTTTGCGGATGATACCATAGTCATCAGACTCATTAATAGTGCAGAGGAAACATCGTACAGAATGGAAGTAGCAGGTCTGATAGCCTGGAGTCAGGAAAATAATCTCTCCGTAAATGCAGATAAGACCAAGGAGATGATTACTGATCCTaggagaaggaggaaggagCAGCACAGCACATACAGGGGTAGAGAGGGTGAAAACCTTCAAATTTCTCAGAACCTACATCAGCGAGGACTTCACCTGGTCTCACAATACTCAGCAGCTCCAGAGAAGATCCTAGCTGTGATCGTACGTCTTACGGAGGCTGAGGAAATTTGGCATGTCAACCGAGATCCTCAGCGACTTCTACAGACGTACAGTCGAACGTGTGATCACCAGCTCAATCACAGTGTGACACGGAAGCTGAACAGGACAGGAAAGCTCTCCAGCGGGTCATAAAAACTACACAGTTCATCTGTGGAGTGGACTTCCCATCACTCCAGGACATTTACAACACCAGGGTCATCAGGAGAGCCCATAACATCATCAGGGACAATACACACCCACAACACAACCTCTAGGAGACGCtacagagtgtgagtgtgagatcAAGGACAAAAAGGCTTACAAACAGCTTCTATTCACAAGCCATTAGACTCCTGAAGAACACTTAACACCAAAACTCACACACCATAACCCCAACTGACGTccaaagtaagaatttcatcaTGTGGTCTAAAccattgtgttttcactgtgcacatgacaataaaacaCTCGAATTCTATTCCGTTCTGTTCTGCTCTATATGGTTCTGTTGTATATCtggtttttttattctgtagttTTGCATTAGATATTTTGCATTAGATATTTTGCATTAGATATTTTGCATCGGTTTCTATGctaatctattttattttacttacagtTCTACTCTGTTCTTTTGAATTTGTGTCTCTTCAGTGTGGTTTGCCGAGTTTGGACGAGTGTAAGGATTTGGCCGAAGAGGCCTACAGTCAGGGAGAAATCTTACAGGCAGTGAAGTATCAGCTGCTCAGCCCTGAACCCGAGAAGGCTCTGACAGTCGGCATTGCATTcatcaaaggtgtgtgtgtgtgtgtgtgtgtatgtgtatgtatatgagtAGATTTGTCAATTGCAATCTGTATGTGATTCCAccaattaaaggaaaaaataggGTGTGTtataccacacaaacacacacacacacacacacacacacacacacacccacacacacacaaagacacacaaacacacacacacacacacacacacacaaagacacacaaacacacacacacacaaacacacacacacacaaacacacacacacacagtgtcttaagtaatttgtctttctttctcacatcactcacttttattttttctacctCACAGAGCAGTTGAACTCTCCTGATTGGACCGTGGACTCGGTTTATCCCACCCTCGACCTCCTGAGCTACATCAGGACCGACCGGCTCGTTCTGACCAGGTGCAGTGagtaagtacaaaaaaaaagataacacatccacaacaaaacaaaatcgtTTCACATCAACCATGTCTGTTCAGTGTGCTGCCTCAATAGagcttactgtgtgtgtgtgtgtgtgtgtgtgttttctctcaggGAGCGTAACGAGCTGCTCATTCTCTGCGGCTACATCGGAGCATTATTGGCTATAGGAAGGCAGTACTCCAGCATCATCCCTGCACTGTATGAATACACAAGGTGAGAgcgggaaaaaaaatcatctcagGTCATATgaccaattacacacacacatcaatcagctctttgtttctctctcccactctctctctctctctctctctctctctttctctctctctctctttctctctctttctctctctctcactttctttctctctctctctctctctctctctttctctatctctctctcttagtcaGTTGTTAAAGAGGAGAGAAGTCGATTTACCGCTGAAGATTGAACAGCTGTCAGTAGAGCTGGAGGCCTGGAGAGCCTGTACACAATCTATGAAcaagtcagtcacacacacacacacacacacacacacacacacacacacacacacacacacaaacttttactCAACATATCTGTGGTCTGTTGAAATTTCTCATACCACTTATTTAATAGTAAAtggttcattttaaatgttttttttatttgacacatacacacacgcatacacacacacacacacacacacacacacaggttatggAGTAGAGGTTTCTAAAATCTATGTCTCACACTCAGAGGAGCAGAGGACATACCATACACTCCTCCAACAGAGGCACAGAGAGCAGAATACACACTCCTCCTGAGCAGAATGAGGGCGGAGCTTCTGAAGGGCCTACAGGGGCCAGACTACGTAACAGGCTCCAGCTTACCCAGCCACTCAGACGTCCAGATCTCCTGCTTTACTGGCCTCAGGATACAGgcaagacacacacgcacgcacacacacacacacacacagtttttccTCTTGTTTactaaagagaaataaaagccaTTGTAAATTTTTGAGAGTGCCGTCCAAAGCAAATCGCATGAAGCAGGGAACCAAAACATTTTCCATAGTTccagagatgttttttttttttcagattataaaatattttttttcttgagcaTGAAAATAACACctaatgttatttttaattatgtaaaattctggattctgattgggcaggaggtgttgattaataCTGCTGATAAATtctagattctgattggtcaggaggtgtgaAATAATttcagtataataatataatctcaGTGACTCTCACTGTAGCATAAGCTACAACTCACAGTTGTGGGAACACTAGTGAGAAAAGATGCATACTGATTTTTTATGGACTGATGTGACAagcttgtgatttatttttttaataaataaaaaaattaatgttaatgttattaatcAGATTTTTCTGGCAAatttgatagattttttttttgagaatcaCCTTTAGGATTCATGACAGTCGTGACTTTTTCCTGTCTCTACACACCTGTGCTTGATGCACTAACATGGCAGCTCTTTGTGATTGACAGGGTCCCGTGTTCTTCCTGGAGGACGGCAAGTCGTCCATTTCACTCAACGATGCATTGATGTGGGCCAAGGTGAATCCGTTCTCTCCACTGGGGACAGGGATACGCCTCAATCCCttctaaacacatacacacacacacacacacagtctcacagtgtctcatcatcatcatacacgTGTAGAGACAGTATTACAGTCCAGTCGAGGACAAAGACACAAGGGTCACAATCTTGTGAATCGGACATGAAACCAGGCTCGACTCCATGCTTGTGGTTTGTGTTCAGCAGCATGACGACACATTTATCAGTATTTTAACATCTCCATCACGTCAGATGGAATCAGGAACGCAGCTGAAGgacattttgtagtttttttagattatatttTGATTGTATTAATTCCAGACCATGAAACGTCTTTTCTGGAATCAGCTCGTATCCTTGGAGGAGGTGATGATCTTCAGcagtacttttacttttttttttcacttataaTTTTATTGCTTATGTGCTAAGCTATTTTGGCTAAGTTTTGTGTTACTACATGGTTACGTTCcaaaagctttttctttctttttttttattttagatacaTTTACTATGTAGAAACTGCATCAGTCATGAATTAGGAATGAACCATTGTGACGTTAGACTACAGCACTAGCTACAGTGTAAGAGTAAATCAGCTAATTAGCCATTAGCATAGCAGCACACGTAGCTATAACCTGACACAAATCTCACATGAATTCTAGCTAAATGTTGAGAGTAGCATTGTTAAATTTGCAATTTCGTCTTACACAATCATTGAAATGCTACGAATCTGTTTGTTGCTCAAAGCCATTAATCACAGTTAACTGTAATTCGTCCTCAACCGAAAGCAACATCTATCCAGATGTTTATTAGCACATAGCAATATAACactaaatgtataattattagCATTCAGGACACTCATtagatctgaaaaaaaaaaaaaaaaaaagctttaagaTGTTGCTCGCTATTCAGGGATCTTGGTCTtagaggtttttttgtttttttttaatttaaattttttgtttttcatatgtACCCTGTGTCTGTTTACTCCTATTAAGTGTCCAAGCaattattgtgtttgtattgagaatctgaaatgaaattgagtcttagggcctttttacacccggtcacttcatgtgttgtctctgatccgatagctgtctgatttgttaaaactgtaccatttacattaggccacataaatgcgtctcggcgaatcggatatcgatccgatctttctactcccgcccaaaatgcaaatatgttttacctcatttccggggtaattgaaatggaacacgctttggtgtttttcagaatgcaatcaaaaagaagacgaataAACTTCTTACGatggttatgttacaaaaaacagcatgttatttgttatttgtttctgacaCGATGCACGACTCCTGAGTCACCTGcaagtgacgtacttccgtttgggaggagtttagcgctgacgtatgtggcttgaacaaccacattcatttacacctgtccagtttcatctgaaacgcgtcccagaccacctcctgaagtggtttgaaccatcggatttatatccgtctccaaaacgtttcaaagggcatttagacctggtctttttaccgtcggatagctatcggatcacagaaaacgcatgaagtgaccaggtgtaaaaagccccaaacACTTGTTGGAAATTAGATGAGCTCATCCACAAGTGTTTGCACCAAGatctttaaacctttttttttttttttaaacatttttaaacttttttttaagcagtGGGTCAATGGATTGACCAAATTCGAACCAGGGTGGATTTGATTCGAATTTTAGTTTGAATCTTTATTAAAatggtataaaaaaataacattaaagatTTGAAAAATAACTAATGCTAATTGgatataattaaacatttcGACAAGCCTGatcatcttaaataaataaaaatagacgaTAACTAGTGTAGCTAGCTAGTGCACTTCATTTAAACTCCACATGCTAACGGGATAAGGAAcgaaaatacattattaaagtCGCTGTTTAAACGAATGTACAAGTTTTTACAAGCATTACAAGATTGTGAGATATTTTCTTCCCAGCAAATTTAAACCTTCCTCATTATCCAGTTTCAGTCTGTAGAACTCAGTACATTCTctgacacaaaatacacacaaggcggtgcTTGGACCCCGCTGATCGCTGCTTGCTGTTTTATTAGCTATTATTTGATGGAACGAGAACCGTTTCACACAGGATATGAGATCgtgggaaagaaaagaaaagaagctgCTGTACGCGAGAGATTTTTTGGCTGGTAGTGGAGTGTCTAGAGAGTGTGCCTTAAATTAGCAAACAACGCTAACATCTGTATAAGCATGGTGTGCTACCTTAGACTACAAGATTATCAAACATCTACGTTATACGTTAAAGGTGTATCGTACTGTTTAGCTTGTAAACAAAAAATCGTATTGGTTTCGTTCTGCGAGCGTGTGAAGATCAATCCATTCAGCGAGACGATTTATTGAACGATTCACCGGTTTGCAGCCATGAGAATCGTTTTCAACAAGTTGCACTGTGAACTGTATTTatccatgtatttatttatttattcctttgtttatttgtatatactCCTTTTTTTGGTCTACGattccacagccgaacagggtgTAGCCTCCATCTATACATTTGTAAGACTCAGAAAGCAGCAGAGGCAGACGATACTTATGTTTCTCATTATAgtgatctatttattttttataatgctgttatgGGTAAAAAGTACGACAcggaagaaacagaagaaaagaactAGGCAGCATTTGTGATCATAACGTTTTAAAGattcttattaaaaatgatgaagCATCCGCAttgttgtcttttctttttattccttttttttaaaataaagttgatCAATTTTCCTTCATTATTAATTCACACTAATTTTTGTTATCGATTGTAGGGAaggttttgtttgttcgtttgtttgtttgtttttacctcaggacaTTTTGCATTTAATCCTATTAAAGTCTCatctagcattttttttctgaccaaccaggttttaaaaatatttctagcTTTTATTTAACATCGCCTAGTGTTAACATATAAGATACGCTCActaggcactttattaggaacacctgtgcaCATTCATACAATGatccaatcagccataacatccTGCAGACACGATCAGCAGCTTCATGTAATGTTCATTAACGTTagagtaaataaaagtaaataataggatcttagtggttagcacgttcgcctcacacctccagggttgggggttcgattcccacctccaccttgtgtgtgtggagtttgcatgttctccccgtgcctcgggggtttcctccgggtactccggtttcctcccccggtccaaagacatgcatggtaggttgattggcatctctgggaaattgtccatagtgtgtgattgcgtgagtgaatgagagtgtgtgtgtgtgtgtgccctgcgatgggttggcactccgtacagggtgtatcctgccttgatgcccgatgatgcctgagataggcacaggctccccgtgacccgaggtagttcggataagcagtagaagatgagtgaatttAACCGTGGTTTCTCAGGAATTGTGACCGTTTCGAACTAACCTGTTTCATGGATGTTCAGATTCATCACAGCGTTACTATGtagctataaataaaaataaaaaatcattccTAATATTCGGTCAAGGTAGCATTCAATAAAACAGGAATACACACAGTCTACTCGTGGCACTGCTAAGTGCTAAATAACATCCAAtagaaacattaaataaataaaacacatcatgaaatatttttatttattccggTATATTTGTTGACATGCTGACGTTTCAGTAAAACACAGTACAGCTGTGATTATGATACACACTcgacacattaaacacaccacCAGATCAAAGTGTGGGAGACGTGAGAAGAGCTCGGCGTTTCTGCAGCTGACATTCACATTTTAATTAACCGCCAGGACAGAAGGACAGATAACTCCGTGTTTGTCGTTCCGACTTCTCGTGAAGGTCACGGATCTAAAACTGGAATCATCTTCAATCATACACAATCGTGTATGTGTCTTAAAGTGTTCACATCAGGAGCTAATGTTTAAATGGAGAACTGAAGTAGAAAAgctagaacagaaaaaaaaaatgcaaagaagACAGATCTGTCAATTGAAACCAATCGAGAAAGAGAAACAACTCGCCAGTGTGAATGTGGTGTGAGAAAACTTCCTAATGAACACagtcatgataaaaaaaatatgttttgtatttttttacagaCATCGTATTTAAATCAAGACCAAGCACttaattattttgtgttataaAGAAGATAATAAATGCACTTGAGAGACAAAATAAACGACAATCTGATACACGAATACAAGAGAgattaaatatcaaataaaatggcagagagagagagagagagagagagagagagagagagagagagagaggttaaatgagagacaaacagatacACATGAACAATCAAGAACGGATTGGTAGAGCAAGAGACAGGtaggtagagagaaagagagagatgaagaaagttggagagaaacagacaggtaGAGAGGGGCAGGTGCTGAGAAACAAaggtacacagagagagagagagagagagagagagagagagagagagagagagagagagaggtctggtgaagagaaagaaacaggtGGAGAGACAGGTGTGAGAAGCAGAAatagacaggtagagagagacagacaggtagagagaacagagacagacaggtagagagaatAGAGACaaacaggtagagagagacagataggtagagagaacagagacagacaggtagagagagacagacaggtagagagaacagagacagacaggtagagagacagataggtagagagaacagagacagacaggtagagagagacagacaggtagagagaacagagatagacaggtagagagagacagacaggtagagagaacagagacagacaggtagagagagacagacaggtagagagaacagagacagacaggtagagagagacagataggtAGAGAGAGGCAGGTGGTGAGAAACAAAGgtacaggtagagagagagaaagagagagagagatacaggtaGAGAGACAGGTGCGAGAAGCAGAgatagacaggtagagagagagacaggtggtgAGAAATAAATTCAGGCAGAGAAGGACAGgtagagagaagaaaaacagataCAGATGGAGAGCAAGGCATAGtgagaaacagaaatactgGTAGAGTGACAGAtgtggagggagagacagacagaggaacaGTAGAGGAAGGAGACAGATGTAGAGAGTGATAGAACCAGACAGACAAGAGAGATAGTGAAAAAGAATTAGAGACACAAACaggtggagacagagacagatatatatggagagagagagcgcgatagagagagagagagagagaaagaggtgtcTATCTGTGCTGCAGGAATTTGTGGAGCAGAGGTGGCAGTTTCAGCTGAGGGATGAGATGAAGCCTCGTGCGTCCGAGATATTCTCTGATACACAACCTGCACAGCTCACTCAGAGAGCGTGGAgtaactacacacaaacacacacacacacacacgttattacCATGAGCTCCAATTCACTCGTGCACTGGAGCGTTACTCGCAGCCACCACTTTAGCATCATACAATTTGAATATGTAAATCACATCAAAGAGCAACCTTCACGTCTCTATAACtctttaggccacgccccctgaGGCTGACGTGAAACAGAAGGAAGTGTGTTTATATCTCATCGTGAAACCACATCATCTACCACCTCATTTGTTTCGCATCTGTGCCTCAGAATAAGAGGaaattgtttaaacattttattctggTTCTTAAAAGAAAACGTCAGAGTTTTTCCTAGCGTTTACCTTCATAATGCAGTAACAAGCATTCTGCCAGGCTGCTAGGGGGCGCTGTCTCCACTGCTCTCTGTAGCTCCACGTTTCGAGCATTGATGTTGGCGCCGAACTCCAGCAGCACTTTGACGATCTCAGGGCAGTCTTTCTGTGCTGCGGCGTGAAGCGGCGTGTCCAGGAAACGGCCCTTTTGTACGTTAGCACCTGTTAAACCGAATTATTTAGATTGGACCTGTTGACTATTTACACCACAACGTTTTTAAATTCTTCAATCTTTAATCGATGCACAATTCTATCTGTAGCAGCAGCTCGTTCCTATACGgcatcgtttctatagtaacggctcatttattacacaaaaaAGATGCAAGTTTTTTGATTATGGcaaagtgtgttgtgtgagtgtgtatgtatacgtgtatatgtaaatgtctgtgtgcgtgtgtgtatatatgtgtgtttgtgtgtatgtctgtatatgtatgtatgtatgtgtgtgtctaagtgtgtgtatgtgtgtctaagtgtgtgtatgtgtgtatatgtatgtgtgtgtctaagtgtgtatatgtgtgtatatgtatgtgtgtctaagtgtgtgtgtgtatatgtatgtgtatgtctaagtgtgtgtgtgtatatgtctgtatgtatgtgtgtatatgtatgtatgtatgtgtgtctatgtgtgtgtgtctatgtgtatgtgtgtatatgtatgtgtgtgtctatgtgtatgtgtgtatatgtttgtatgtgtttgtgtgtatgtgtgtatatgtatgtgtatgtctaagtgtgtgtatgtgtgtgtctatgtgtatgtgtatatatatttgtgtatggatgtgtgtgtgtgtatgtatgtgtgtatatatgtgtatatgtgtgtgtatgtatatttgtgtgtgtatatgtgtatatgtgtgtgtatgtatatttgtgtgtgtatatgtatgtgtgtagatgtatgTAGATGTAGCGCTATCAGTTATTATTAGTGCTGCGTTCATTTACCAtgtaaaaatgattcatttagaGATCAGTGACTTAAACTCTTGTAGTTTTCTGAGACCAAATCTAACAAACATGTTCATAAAAGATCACTAAAACTAAACCCATATtagcagtttgtttgtttgttcgttaGTTAATTAATCAGGATCCCAGACCTCCATCTAGAAGTTTCCGTGTGCACTGTAGCTCTCGGGAGGCACAAGCGATGTACAGTGGTGTTCCTAAGTGAGGAATATCGTAATCCACATCTGCCCCCCATGATATCAGAGTCTCCACACACGCCGTCCTTCCTGAACAAGAAGATGACTTTAGTGTTGTACTGtttagggcaaaaaaaaaaaaaaaaaaaaaaaaaaaaaaaatctatgaaattcttttcttgttaaaaaaaagaaaatctgaaaacacaaataTCTGCTTCCAACACCTTTGCTGCTGGCTTCGTGGATCGGTGAGGGTTGGCACGGCTCAGGCTGTGGGTTAGCACCATGCTCCAGAAGAACCTCCGTACACGTGGCACTGCCGGCGGAACAGGCGTTAAACAGAGGCGTCACTCCGTCGATGGTGGTAGCGTTCAcctattacacacatacacgacaCAACAGGCGTCACGCTCGCTGCTGCATGGCAGAGACTCAAACTGGTTCagtctttcttactttcttttttactcCAAGAgcgttttattcattttatataacataAATGAGAAATTTTGACTTCACCTCTTAATGTGAATGTC
The Tachysurus vachellii isolate PV-2020 chromosome 6, HZAU_Pvac_v1, whole genome shotgun sequence genome window above contains:
- the asb5b gene encoding ankyrin repeat and SOCS box protein 5b isoform X3, coding for MSYTYQWLDVPWGDGDMGSWADRSPLHEAASQGRLLALKTLLSQGYNANLVTIDHVTPLHEACLGDHVACARALIEAGANVNATTIDGVTPLFNACSAGSATCTEVLLEHGANPQPEPCQPSPIHEASSKGRTACVETLISWGADVDYDIPHLGTPLYIACASRELQCTRKLLDGGANVQKGRFLDTPLHAAAQKDCPEIVKVLLEFGANINARNVELQRAVETAPPSSLAECLLLHYEVTPRSLSELCRLCIREYLGRTRLHLIPQLKLPPLLHKFLQHR
- the asb5b gene encoding ankyrin repeat and SOCS box protein 5b isoform X2, encoding MPEVPGAERERSGHTNKKRKQGHLDELSSRKKSRWGVLTSQGSWADRSPLHEAASQGRLLALKTLLSQGYNANLVTIDHVTPLHEACLGDHVACARALIEAGANVNATTIDGVTPLFNACSAGSATCTEVLLEHGANPQPEPCQPSPIHEASSKGRTACVETLISWGADVDYDIPHLGTPLYIACASRELQCTRKLLDGGANVQKGRFLDTPLHAAAQKDCPEIVKVLLEFGANINARNVELQRAVETAPPSSLAECLLLHYEVTPRSLSELCRLCIREYLGRTRLHLIPQLKLPPLLHKFLQHR
- the asb5b gene encoding ankyrin repeat and SOCS box protein 5b isoform X1 gives rise to the protein MTDFLEERPFGSQYTNVYLSIFALFCFKLFVKISLNILTHFYVVKGNRKEAARIAAEFYDFGQGHSSWADRSPLHEAASQGRLLALKTLLSQGYNANLVTIDHVTPLHEACLGDHVACARALIEAGANVNATTIDGVTPLFNACSAGSATCTEVLLEHGANPQPEPCQPSPIHEASSKGRTACVETLISWGADVDYDIPHLGTPLYIACASRELQCTRKLLDGGANVQKGRFLDTPLHAAAQKDCPEIVKVLLEFGANINARNVELQRAVETAPPSSLAECLLLHYEVTPRSLSELCRLCIREYLGRTRLHLIPQLKLPPLLHKFLQHR